The following are encoded together in the Mycolicibacterium arabiense genome:
- a CDS encoding TetR/AcrR family transcriptional regulator, with product MKADSDADVDTRDDQGRNSGAGRPRDPRIDAAILEATADLLVEIGYANLTMAAVAEKAGTTKTALYRRWSSKAELVHEAAFPAAPTALSAPEGDIAGDVRAMIAATRDVFVTPVVRSALPGLIADMAGDPELNARVLNRFVGLFDLVRERLEHAISQGAVHPEVVPARLIEIVGGATLLRLLLDPGGGLDDTWVEQTAAIVSHGVKV from the coding sequence ATGAAAGCAGACTCGGATGCCGATGTCGATACCCGCGATGATCAGGGGCGGAATTCGGGCGCCGGTCGGCCACGCGATCCGCGGATCGACGCTGCCATACTCGAGGCCACCGCGGACCTTCTCGTCGAAATCGGTTATGCCAACCTGACGATGGCCGCGGTCGCCGAGAAGGCGGGCACCACCAAGACCGCGCTCTACCGCCGCTGGTCCAGCAAGGCCGAACTCGTCCACGAAGCCGCGTTCCCTGCTGCGCCGACGGCGTTGAGCGCGCCCGAGGGAGACATCGCAGGCGACGTGCGGGCGATGATCGCCGCGACGCGCGACGTCTTCGTGACCCCGGTGGTGCGGTCGGCGCTACCCGGCCTGATCGCCGACATGGCCGGCGACCCCGAGTTGAACGCCCGCGTCCTGAACCGTTTCGTCGGACTGTTCGATCTGGTCCGCGAACGGCTCGAACACGCAATCTCCCAGGGTGCGGTGCACCCCGAGGTCGTCCCGGCGCGTCTCATCGAGATCGTCGGCGGCGCAACCCTTCTTCGCCTCCTGCTCGACCCCGGTGGCGGACTCGACGACACCTGGGTCGAGCAGACCGCTGCCATCGTCAGCCACGGCGTCAAGGTCTGA
- a CDS encoding phosphotransferase family protein, with protein MANEPAVEDVSRLQHSSRDTTTLPAVLSEWLSTVMPGGIAPDVTVESGIDSNGMSSETIILTGRWEQDGRPVEQKWVARVAPTAEDVPVFPVYRMDHQFEVIRQVGELTDVPVPRVRWIDDQGTVLGTPFFLMDHVDGLVPPDVMPYTFGDNWFSDAPLERQRELQDATVRVLADLHSIPDPQQRFGFLAELDPPGDNPLRRHFGWLKDWYEFAVPDIGRSPTVERALAWLDENFPDDVAAQPPVLAWGDSRIGNVLYEDFRPVAVLDWEMATVGPRELDVAWMVFAHDVFQELAGMAGLPGLPEVMREDDVRATYEALTGVTLGDLRWFYVYSGVIWCCVFMRTSARRVRFGEMDAPDDVESTFYHLSLLKRLIGDA; from the coding sequence GTGGCCAACGAACCGGCTGTCGAAGACGTCAGCCGCCTGCAGCACTCATCCCGCGACACCACGACCCTTCCCGCCGTGCTGTCGGAATGGCTCTCGACGGTCATGCCGGGCGGGATCGCGCCGGACGTCACCGTCGAGAGCGGCATCGACTCCAACGGCATGTCGTCGGAGACGATCATCCTCACCGGACGATGGGAGCAGGACGGTCGACCCGTCGAGCAGAAGTGGGTGGCCCGGGTGGCACCGACCGCCGAGGACGTGCCGGTGTTCCCGGTCTACCGGATGGACCACCAGTTCGAGGTGATCCGCCAGGTCGGGGAACTGACCGACGTCCCGGTCCCTCGCGTCCGCTGGATCGACGACCAGGGCACCGTGCTCGGCACCCCGTTCTTCCTGATGGACCACGTCGACGGCCTGGTGCCGCCCGACGTGATGCCCTACACGTTCGGCGACAACTGGTTCTCCGACGCGCCGTTGGAGCGCCAGCGCGAGCTACAGGACGCAACCGTTCGGGTGCTGGCCGACCTGCATTCGATCCCCGATCCGCAGCAGCGCTTCGGGTTCCTCGCCGAACTGGATCCGCCCGGCGACAACCCGCTGCGCAGGCACTTCGGCTGGCTGAAGGATTGGTACGAGTTCGCCGTCCCCGACATCGGCCGCTCCCCCACCGTCGAGCGGGCGCTGGCCTGGCTCGACGAGAACTTTCCCGACGACGTGGCCGCGCAGCCGCCCGTGCTGGCGTGGGGCGACTCGCGGATCGGCAACGTGCTCTACGAGGACTTCCGCCCCGTCGCGGTGCTCGACTGGGAGATGGCCACCGTCGGGCCGCGCGAACTCGACGTCGCGTGGATGGTGTTCGCGCACGACGTGTTTCAAGAGCTGGCAGGCATGGCGGGGCTCCCGGGCCTGCCGGAGGTGATGCGCGAGGACGACGTGCGCGCCACCTACGAGGCACTGACCGGCGTCACGCTCGGCGACCTGCGATGGTTCTACGTCTACTCCGGGGTGATCTGGTGCTGCGTGTTCATGCGCACCAGCGCCCGGCGCGTGCGCTTCGGCGAGATGGACGCACCCGACGACGTCGAGTCGACCTTCTATCACCTGTCGCTGCTGAAGCGATTGATTGGAGACGCCTGA
- a CDS encoding alkaline phosphatase D family protein yields the protein MSLLLGPVLRHVGATTAQVWVQTEHSAIVEILGCSAPTFEVQGFHYAVVPVQGLTPDSTTEYEVRIDGVKVWPEPDSAFPPSVIRTRGPESAYRLRAVFGSCRYPKTGDEKLDDKLGHDALDCYAQRLTELPVDQWPDALILLGDQVYADELTPDARRNLAGRRSGRRTSGQRPPDEVVSFGEYESLYRHTWGDPEIRWILSTLPTAMIFDDHDIRDDWNTSAVWRKEMNAKPWWRDRIRAGLASYWVYQHLGNLSPAELSADDDYRKVLTAESDTWPHLSDLADRADSEVDGDKGLRFSYRWDLGRSRLIMVDSRNARILDSGDRKMLGDREFTWLEDQVDEGLDDLDHLMLGSSLPWLLPPALGDIQTINEIGANRKGIRGRLAEKIRQTADLEHWAAFLQSFLRLTNLIVAAASRASADEGGPATVSVLSGDVHHSYAARAVVPGSTSARVHQLVCSPVHNYVPLAVKPVFKLSWSPRAARITRRLARHSGSPDLPIEWRNLSGPLFGNTIAALNTAGRKAEVVFEQPSKAGDLVEVARIPLTE from the coding sequence GTGAGCCTCTTACTCGGTCCCGTCCTGCGCCACGTCGGCGCGACCACAGCCCAGGTGTGGGTGCAGACGGAGCATTCGGCGATCGTCGAGATACTCGGATGCTCCGCTCCGACGTTCGAGGTGCAGGGCTTCCACTACGCCGTCGTCCCGGTGCAGGGCCTCACCCCGGACTCGACCACCGAGTACGAGGTCCGGATCGACGGCGTCAAGGTGTGGCCGGAACCCGACTCCGCCTTCCCGCCCAGCGTCATCCGCACCCGCGGGCCGGAGTCCGCCTACCGGCTGCGCGCAGTGTTCGGTTCCTGCCGGTATCCCAAGACCGGCGACGAGAAGCTCGACGACAAGCTGGGCCACGACGCACTGGACTGCTACGCCCAGCGGTTGACCGAACTGCCCGTCGACCAGTGGCCGGACGCGCTCATCCTGCTCGGCGATCAGGTCTACGCCGACGAGCTGACGCCCGACGCGCGCCGCAACCTCGCCGGCCGCCGGTCCGGCCGCCGCACGTCGGGTCAGCGTCCGCCCGACGAGGTCGTCAGCTTCGGCGAGTACGAGTCGCTCTACCGGCACACCTGGGGCGACCCGGAGATCCGGTGGATTCTCTCGACGCTGCCGACCGCGATGATCTTCGACGACCACGACATTCGCGACGACTGGAACACCTCCGCGGTGTGGCGCAAGGAGATGAACGCCAAACCCTGGTGGCGCGACCGCATCCGGGCCGGCCTGGCGTCCTACTGGGTGTATCAGCACCTGGGCAACCTGAGCCCGGCCGAACTGTCGGCCGACGACGACTACCGCAAGGTGCTGACCGCGGAGTCCGACACGTGGCCGCATCTGTCCGACCTCGCCGATCGTGCGGACAGCGAAGTCGACGGCGACAAGGGCCTGCGGTTCAGCTATCGGTGGGATCTGGGCCGCAGCCGACTCATCATGGTGGACTCCCGCAACGCCCGGATCCTCGACAGCGGGGACCGGAAGATGCTGGGCGACCGCGAGTTCACGTGGCTGGAGGATCAGGTCGACGAGGGGCTCGACGACCTCGACCACCTGATGCTGGGCTCGTCGCTGCCATGGCTGTTGCCGCCGGCGCTCGGAGATATTCAGACCATCAACGAGATTGGCGCCAACCGCAAGGGCATTCGCGGGCGACTCGCCGAGAAGATCCGCCAGACAGCGGACTTGGAGCATTGGGCGGCGTTCCTGCAGTCGTTCCTGCGTCTCACCAACCTGATCGTCGCGGCCGCGTCGCGGGCGTCGGCCGACGAGGGCGGGCCCGCCACCGTGTCGGTGCTCTCCGGCGACGTCCACCACAGCTACGCCGCACGCGCAGTGGTGCCCGGGTCGACCTCGGCGCGGGTGCACCAGTTGGTGTGTTCACCGGTGCACAACTACGTGCCGCTGGCGGTGAAACCGGTGTTCAAGCTCAGTTGGTCACCGAGGGCGGCTCGAATCACCCGGCGGCTGGCGCGTCACAGTGGCTCGCCGGACCTGCCGATCGAGTGGCGCAACCTCAGCGGGCCGTTGTTCGGCAACACGATCGCGGCGCTCAACACCGCGGGCAGGAAGGCCGAGGTCGTGTTCGAACAACCCTCCAAGGCGGGCGATCTGGTCGAGGTGGCCAGGATCCCACTCACCGAGTGA